Proteins co-encoded in one Pirellulales bacterium genomic window:
- a CDS encoding cytochrome C oxidase subunit IV family protein encodes MSETADHGHDSSHHAPPHPSVLGLVANFFALMLLLAATIAIAEIDLGRGNFIASTGIAAAKMTLIMLFFMNLRYSKPLTRLVACAGFFWLAIMFGLSFSDYITRGWLAAGGG; translated from the coding sequence ATGAGCGAAACCGCCGACCACGGACACGACTCTTCGCATCACGCGCCGCCGCACCCCTCGGTGCTCGGCCTGGTGGCCAATTTCTTCGCGCTGATGCTGTTGTTGGCGGCCACGATCGCGATCGCCGAGATCGACTTGGGTCGCGGCAATTTCATTGCATCGACGGGGATCGCGGCCGCCAAAATGACGCTGATCATGCTGTTCTTCATGAACCTGCGTTACAGCAAGCCGCTGACGCGGCTGGTGGCCTGCGCCGGCTTCTTCTGGCTGGCCATCATGTTCGGCCTTTCCTTCAGCGACTACATCACCCGCGGCTGGCTGGCGGCCGGCGGAGGATAG
- a CDS encoding cytochrome c oxidase subunit I, which translates to MSVATLERTQTADAPPKRNYLNAGYTVRSWLLTTDHKRIALLYLLSITFFFVIGGAAATVVRLDLMTPEGDLVQTETYNKLFTAHGVIMIFFFLVPSIPATLGNFLVPMMIGARDLAFPRLNLLSWYVYMTGGLFTLYALAAGGVDTGWTFYAPYTSTYSNTHVMATAIGIFINGFSSILTGLNFIVTIHKMRAPGLNWFRLPLFIWSMYAASIIFVLATPVVAIAMFLIACERLLGFGIFDPRLGGDPILFQHLFWFYSHPVVYIMLLPSMAVVSEIIPCFCRKKIFGYTFIGFSSFAIAVFGFLVWGHHMLVSGQSLYAGMVFSMLSYLVAIPSAVKVFNWTASLYKGSISFETPMLYALGFVGLFTMGGLTGLFLAALGVNVHVHDTYFVVAHFHYIMVGGSVMGYLGGLHFWWPKISGRMYPEAWAKLSAILIFVGFNLTFFPQYVLGYLGMPRRYHVYPEEFQVLNVMSSAGASILALGYLFPLTYLLWSLRYGPYAPPNPWRATGLEWTTASPPPTENFVKTPIVSDEPYDYAKLDAERRDRPAEFTPEPIEAP; encoded by the coding sequence ATGAGTGTGGCAACGCTGGAAAGAACGCAAACCGCCGACGCGCCCCCGAAGCGGAACTATCTGAACGCCGGCTACACGGTGCGCTCCTGGCTCCTCACCACCGACCACAAGCGGATCGCGCTGCTCTACCTGCTGTCGATCACGTTCTTCTTCGTGATCGGCGGCGCGGCGGCCACCGTGGTGCGGCTCGACTTGATGACGCCCGAAGGCGACCTGGTTCAGACCGAGACCTACAACAAGCTGTTCACGGCCCACGGCGTGATCATGATCTTTTTCTTTCTGGTGCCGTCGATCCCAGCGACGCTGGGGAATTTTCTGGTGCCGATGATGATCGGCGCCCGCGACCTGGCGTTTCCCAGGCTCAATCTGCTGAGCTGGTATGTGTACATGACCGGCGGCCTCTTTACGCTCTACGCCCTGGCGGCCGGAGGCGTGGATACCGGTTGGACCTTCTATGCACCGTATACCAGCACCTATAGCAACACCCACGTGATGGCCACTGCCATCGGCATCTTCATTAACGGGTTTTCATCCATCCTCACCGGACTCAACTTCATCGTCACGATTCACAAAATGCGGGCGCCGGGGCTGAACTGGTTCCGGCTGCCGCTGTTTATCTGGTCGATGTATGCCGCCAGCATCATCTTTGTTCTGGCGACGCCGGTGGTAGCGATCGCCATGTTCCTGATCGCTTGCGAACGATTGTTGGGCTTTGGCATCTTTGATCCGCGACTGGGCGGCGACCCGATTCTGTTTCAGCACCTGTTCTGGTTCTATTCGCACCCCGTGGTGTACATCATGCTTTTGCCGTCGATGGCCGTAGTGAGCGAAATCATCCCCTGCTTCTGTCGCAAGAAGATCTTCGGCTATACGTTCATTGGTTTTTCCAGCTTCGCCATTGCGGTGTTCGGCTTTCTGGTATGGGGGCATCACATGCTCGTGTCCGGACAATCGCTCTACGCCGGCATGGTGTTTTCGATGCTCAGCTATCTGGTGGCCATTCCCTCGGCAGTCAAAGTATTCAACTGGACGGCCTCGCTTTACAAAGGGTCCATCAGCTTCGAAACGCCGATGCTCTATGCGCTGGGCTTCGTGGGCCTATTTACCATGGGCGGCTTGACGGGCCTCTTTCTCGCCGCTCTGGGAGTGAACGTCCATGTTCATGACACTTACTTCGTCGTGGCCCACTTTCACTACATTATGGTCGGCGGGTCGGTAATGGGGTACTTGGGCGGCCTTCATTTCTGGTGGCCGAAGATCAGCGGGCGAATGTATCCCGAAGCGTGGGCCAAGTTATCGGCGATCTTGATCTTTGTCGGCTTCAACCTGACCTTTTTCCCGCAGTACGTGCTGGGCTATCTGGGCATGCCGCGCCGGTATCATGTCTATCCCGAAGAGTTTCAGGTGCTCAACGTGATGTCGTCGGCCGGAGCGTCGATTCTGGCGCTCGGTTATTTGTTTCCGCTGACGTACTTGCTGTGGTCGCTACGTTATGGACCGTACGCTCCGCCCAATCCCTGGCGGGCGACAGGGCTGGAATGGACGACCGCCTCGCCGCCGCCGACCGAGAATTTTGTCAAGACGCCGATCGTCAGTGACGAGCCTTACGATTACGCCAAGCTCGACGCCGAGCGGCGCGATCGGCCCGCAGAGTTTACGCCCGAACCCATCGAGGCTCCATGA
- a CDS encoding cytochrome c oxidase subunit 3 family protein produces the protein MSEAHSVHGPVAHQFDDLEQQREADELGMWTFLCTEVLFFGGVFLAYTLYRLRDEAGFADASSTMNLWLGGINTAVLLCSSLTVALAVHAGETSRRAMLVVCLLLTMVLGAGFLGIKFYEYYEKFEEHHMPLFGLPFIYHGKASPATAEMFFDLYFVMTGIHAIHMIIGMGIFTVLLVKALRGGLLGDYSTPVHIAGLYWHFVDIVWVFLFPFLYLIGARH, from the coding sequence ATGTCCGAAGCCCATTCCGTCCACGGCCCGGTGGCCCATCAGTTCGACGACCTCGAGCAGCAACGCGAGGCCGACGAACTCGGCATGTGGACGTTTCTTTGCACCGAGGTTTTGTTCTTCGGCGGCGTGTTTCTGGCCTACACGCTCTACCGCCTGCGTGATGAAGCGGGCTTCGCCGACGCCAGCAGCACGATGAACCTCTGGCTGGGCGGCATCAACACCGCCGTGCTGTTGTGCAGCAGTCTCACTGTGGCCCTGGCGGTGCATGCCGGCGAAACGTCGCGCCGCGCGATGCTTGTGGTCTGCCTGCTGTTGACGATGGTGCTGGGAGCCGGATTCCTGGGGATCAAGTTCTACGAATACTACGAGAAGTTCGAGGAGCACCACATGCCGCTGTTCGGGCTGCCGTTCATCTATCACGGCAAGGCTTCGCCCGCCACGGCGGAAATGTTCTTCGACCTGTACTTCGTGATGACGGGCATCCACGCCATCCACATGATCATCGGCATGGGAATATTCACGGTGCTCTTGGTCAAAGCGTTGCGGGGCGGCCTGCTGGGCGACTATTCCACGCCGGTCCACATCGCCGGCCTGTATTGGCACTTTGTCGATATCGTGTGGGTGTTTCTGTTTCCCTTCCTCTATCTCATCGGGGCGCGCCACTGA
- the coxB gene encoding cytochrome c oxidase subunit II, giving the protein MTNDGFRLLPEQASTHAPQVDMLYFFLLGVATFFTVMVAVLIVFFSIKYRRGAQVDRTMHEHHPWAVEVLWMGGPLVLAMIIFFWGAKLFFDISRPPPGALEVEVVGKQWMWKFQHPEGRREINELHVPLGQPVRMHMISEDVIHSFFVPAFRVKQDVLPGRYSGTWFEANKIGEFHLFCAEYCGTNHSLMKGRVVVMEPSEYQAWLSGGKPGESPLEAGRRLFEEMRCSTCHRGGSPTSRCPPLEGVYGNPVKLEGGQTVTADDDYLRRSILHPADQVVAGFRPIMPSFEGQLGEEGLMHVIAYIKSLAKQERARTEP; this is encoded by the coding sequence ATGACCAACGACGGCTTTCGTCTTCTGCCCGAACAGGCTTCGACCCACGCGCCGCAGGTCGATATGCTCTATTTCTTTCTGCTCGGCGTGGCGACCTTCTTCACCGTGATGGTCGCCGTCTTGATCGTCTTCTTTTCGATCAAGTACCGCCGCGGGGCCCAAGTTGACCGCACGATGCACGAGCACCATCCCTGGGCAGTCGAAGTGCTGTGGATGGGCGGTCCGTTGGTACTGGCCATGATCATTTTCTTTTGGGGCGCCAAGCTGTTTTTCGACATCAGCCGCCCGCCGCCCGGCGCCTTGGAGGTTGAGGTCGTGGGCAAGCAATGGATGTGGAAGTTTCAGCATCCTGAAGGGCGGCGCGAGATCAACGAACTGCACGTGCCGCTGGGCCAGCCCGTGCGCATGCACATGATTTCGGAAGACGTGATCCACAGCTTCTTCGTGCCGGCCTTTCGCGTGAAGCAGGACGTGCTGCCCGGCCGCTACAGCGGCACCTGGTTCGAGGCCAACAAGATCGGCGAGTTCCATCTGTTCTGCGCCGAGTATTGCGGCACGAACCACTCGCTGATGAAGGGCCGCGTGGTGGTCATGGAGCCGAGCGAATATCAGGCCTGGCTCAGCGGCGGCAAGCCGGGCGAGTCGCCCCTCGAAGCGGGCCGCCGGCTGTTCGAGGAAATGCGCTGCTCCACCTGCCATCGCGGCGGCAGTCCCACCAGCCGCTGCCCGCCGTTGGAAGGAGTTTACGGCAACCCCGTGAAACTGGAGGGCGGCCAGACGGTGACGGCCGACGACGACTATTTGCGCCGGTCGATTCTGCACCCGGCGGACCAGGTGGTGGCCGGTTTTCGCCCCATCATGCCCAGCTTCGAGGGGCAGCTTGGCGAAGAGGGCCTGATGCACGTGATCGCCTATATCAAATCGCTGGCCAAGCAAGAACGGGCAAGGACCGAACCATGA